The following coding sequences are from one Acidobacteriota bacterium window:
- a CDS encoding sulfite exporter TauE/SafE family protein — MILLVPFVAALAFSGHCALMCGVFPAAVRAGSGHLRRALIPQALYHAGKISTYVFLGAAAAAAGLRVDALRMPLGLLSAALLFLVGAATLAPAALPQAASRWIRGSPLCAILADLLRRPGRAAALLTGVFNGFIPCGLVYAMAARAATLGSAAAGAASMLAFGLGTVPALLVVGLAVGEVPARFRSGTARRRLAWAAGATCLILGGVTLAAALGAPVHRHALR; from the coding sequence ATGATCCTCCTCGTCCCGTTCGTCGCGGCGCTCGCCTTCTCGGGGCATTGCGCCCTCATGTGCGGCGTCTTTCCCGCGGCCGTTCGCGCGGGATCCGGTCATCTCCGGCGCGCGCTGATCCCGCAGGCGCTCTACCACGCGGGAAAGATCTCGACGTACGTCTTCCTCGGCGCCGCGGCGGCCGCGGCCGGGCTGCGCGTCGACGCGCTCCGGATGCCCCTCGGGCTCCTCTCGGCCGCGCTCCTCTTTCTCGTCGGCGCGGCGACCCTCGCGCCGGCCGCTTTGCCTCAGGCGGCGTCGCGGTGGATCCGCGGCTCGCCCCTGTGCGCGATCCTCGCGGATCTGCTGCGCCGCCCCGGGCGGGCGGCGGCCCTTCTCACCGGCGTCTTCAACGGGTTCATCCCGTGCGGCCTCGTCTACGCGATGGCCGCCCGCGCGGCGACGCTCGGCTCGGCGGCGGCCGGGGCCGCCTCGATGCTCGCCTTCGGCCTCGGCACCGTTCCGGCGCTGCTGGTGGTGGGCCTGGCGGTGGGAGAGGTCCCCGCGCGGTTCCGGTCCGGGACCGCGCGCCGCCGGCTGGCGTGGGCGGCGGGGGCGACGTGCCTGATCCTGGGGGGGGTGACGCTCGCCGCGGCGCTCGGCGCGCCCGTCCACAGGCACGCGTTGCGCTGA
- a CDS encoding OmpA family protein, with product MLKKISALSALLLLAALPATAAGGQSGAWEIGPYAGYAWLDSYGGSAPDNDLLYGARVGYFVTSRWSVEASYQFLKTNIAAGGADFKLNSLRLNALYNFREGKPFRWHLTAGLGQESTKITGTSVDQTDLGWNAGAGVRYFFTPKFAVRGDGRFVRTHIGAGLNENQGNAEATVGVSWFLGGGPAPDADGDGVADHRDKCPSTPKGARVDAIGCPTDADHDGVYDGIDTCPDTPKGYPVDAAGCPRDSDGDGVVDGADACAGTPRGAKVDTKGCPTDADGDGVADGLDRCANTPKGAKVDASGCPLDSDADGVADGVDACLGTPKGATVDARGCPKDSDGDGVADGIDTCPDTPAGTPVDAKGCPMVAKAAPLFTDTKKSLVLEGVNFNSNSAVLTPDSSAVLDKVAASLTDWPDVKVEIDGYTDARGADAYNVSLSRKRAQAVVSYLVAKGVDGSRMSSKGNGKADPIADNGTDAGRAKNRRVELHKAD from the coding sequence ATGTTGAAGAAGATCTCCGCACTCTCGGCTCTGCTCCTCCTCGCGGCCCTGCCGGCAACGGCGGCCGGGGGACAGAGTGGCGCCTGGGAAATCGGCCCGTACGCCGGCTACGCCTGGCTCGACAGCTACGGCGGGTCGGCTCCGGACAACGATCTCCTGTACGGCGCGCGCGTCGGCTACTTCGTCACGTCGCGATGGAGCGTCGAGGCGTCGTACCAGTTCCTCAAGACGAACATCGCCGCCGGCGGCGCCGACTTCAAGCTGAACTCTCTCCGACTCAACGCCCTCTACAATTTCCGCGAGGGAAAGCCGTTCCGCTGGCACCTGACCGCGGGTCTCGGCCAGGAGTCGACGAAGATCACCGGCACGTCCGTCGACCAGACCGATCTCGGATGGAACGCCGGCGCGGGCGTGCGGTACTTTTTCACGCCGAAGTTCGCGGTGCGCGGCGACGGCCGTTTCGTCCGGACGCACATCGGCGCCGGGCTGAACGAGAACCAGGGGAACGCCGAGGCGACGGTGGGCGTCTCCTGGTTCCTCGGCGGCGGCCCGGCCCCCGACGCCGACGGCGACGGCGTGGCCGATCACAGGGACAAGTGCCCCTCGACCCCGAAGGGAGCCAGGGTCGACGCGATCGGATGCCCGACCGACGCCGACCATGACGGCGTGTACGACGGGATCGACACCTGCCCCGACACCCCGAAGGGATACCCGGTCGACGCCGCGGGCTGCCCGAGGGACAGCGACGGCGACGGCGTCGTGGACGGCGCCGACGCGTGCGCCGGCACGCCCCGCGGGGCGAAGGTCGACACGAAGGGATGCCCGACCGACGCGGACGGCGACGGGGTGGCCGACGGCCTCGACCGATGCGCCAACACCCCGAAGGGAGCGAAGGTCGACGCGAGCGGTTGCCCGCTGGACTCCGACGCCGACGGCGTCGCCGACGGCGTCGATGCCTGCCTGGGCACGCCGAAGGGGGCGACCGTCGACGCGCGCGGCTGCCCGAAGGACTCGGACGGTGACGGCGTCGCCGACGGCATCGATACCTGCCCGGATACTCCGGCCGGCACGCCGGTCGACGCGAAGGGGTGCCCGATGGTCGCGAAGGCGGCTCCCCTCTTCACGGACACGAAGAAGTCGCTCGTCCTCGAGGGGGTGAACTTCAACTCCAACAGCGCCGTCCTCACTCCCGACTCGTCCGCTGTCCTCGACAAGGTCGCGGCGTCCCTCACGGACTGGCCGGACGTCAAGGTCGAGATCGACGGCTACACCGACGCACGCGGGGCCGACGCCTACAACGTCTCGCTGTCCAGGAAGCGCGCGCAGGCGGTCGTGAGCTACCTCGTGGCGAAGGGCGTGGACGGGTCGCGCATGTCGTCGAAGGGGAACGGCAAGGCCGATCCCATCGCCGACAACGGCACCGACGCGGGCCGCGCGAAGAACCGCCGCGTGGAGCTGCACAAGGCCGACTAG